The Rosa rugosa chromosome 3, drRosRugo1.1, whole genome shotgun sequence sequence TCATCAATTGGTAGGCGCTCTATTTATAGCTTTGAAAATGCTTAAATAAAACAAGCTATAGCAGTACTACTACTAACTGTGCTTTTGCAGAAAGATCACACAACAATACATTCAAACATTTTTTAAGGTAATTCATCAAGCAACAAGAGGAGCCTCTACTCGAGCATAGCAAACTTGGTGAGTATAGCATTTTTATTAAGTCGATACAATGCAATTTAGATTGAGCTGCATTATTCACTTCCAGAGTTGATAGTTTTGGTTGACTAGGCACGACTTCGGGTCGATGTGTCTACTCAATCCATTTAACTAGACGTGCGCTTTAAGAATGTTGTGAATATGCTGTTCGAGGATGCAAATTAATGTTCTTAGAAATTCCTGCTGTCCTTTACCAATTTTTGCGGTGCAACATTTTACCTGTCAATGATgtaatttatgtaaatatggTAATATGACATGAATCATTGAATCTGGTATATATATGCTCATTCTCTCTGTTTATGGGAATGAATTTATATTGAAATCATATGGAAGACATTACAGGTGGTAATTTTGGACACTGAGTTGGTCACATATGAGACACATTGTATATTACTAGCTTTTAAAGTAATTCTAAATTCTACCATGTATGCAGGGTAGGGTTATTGCAAAATAGGGTACTACTTAATCAGAGTCTCCGTTCTGTTTGCATTACCCAAACAGAGAGAATCCCATATAGAGCAAATCAGAAACATAAGAGAAAGAAGTGCAGCAAATAATAAAGGTAAGGATCTTTCACAAGATTTTGTTTTTCAGTGCTACTGTTTATCAATTTCAGCTACTTGGGACAATTTCATTAGTTAATGAGATCTCTACCATGGATTCATAATCCTTGGATGTGTAGTATAAGGCTAGGATTCATTCAAGCAAATCCTAGCACATAAAATCCAAGCAGAAAATCCAAATCCGACTCTCTTGAGTTTGGAACTTTGAGGCACTCAGGCAGAAGCAAAAATTGGGATTTGGGAGAGATTTTGAAAATCTCGACAACTTTGGATTTTATTTTACTGATGGTTGAAGATTTTCATTTTCCTAGAGTCAATGAAATAGTAAAACCATTTGACATATTACTGTTTTTTTTGGGCTCAAATTATATTTAGTCAACCTGATTACACTAGTCATCCTCACTATAATGTGGGTTTCTGTTATTGACTCATTACCAGGCTCAGATCCATTAAATCAAGGGtccatctctttctttttcacTCGTAGTTTTCATAGATTTTGCCTCCATGATTGCACGAACTTTGagattatatacaaattactcCAAGAATTGGTTGAGTATGACCAAGCACAAAAGGCTAATTATGTGTTGTTGTGGTTGTTCTCTTTATCACAAAGATGGAGGACAACACTGCTTCAAGGAACCATATTCATTCCAACCCAGCTTTTGATGCCTCAGTTATGGATGGAGGCTCCAAGTTCTTTGATGATGATGGTCGTCCCAAAAGGACtggtaattttctttttgtacTTATATATCTTGCGTAGCCTGTTAAAGTTAGAGCATAATTCAAAATCAATTGACAATAAGTGAAGATGCCTGAAATTGATAGATTGTGATACATGCTCATAATTCTCAATGTGAGATTGTATATTCAAATTTGTACTCATTACTTGTGTTGCTTTATGGACCAGGAAATGTTATGACTGCAAGTGCTCACATAATTACTGCTGTGATTGGTTCTGGGGTTTTGTCATTGGCTTGGGCCATTGctcagcttggctgggttgttGGTCCTGTTGTGATGGTCATGTTTTCCTTGGTGACCTACTACACTTCATGCCTTCTCGTTGCCTGCTATCGTGATCCGGTCACTGGAAAAAGAAACTCTACTTACTCGGCTGCTGTTCGAAACCACCTTGGTAAAATTCTGCCAACAGTTTGATCTTTTGGACCATATGAAAATGTTGGGTCTTTTTTAGAACTTCTGTTCTAAATAGTGTCATTCTTCATGGTGCTTGTTTTAATTTCTCAGGTGGACTTAAGTACAAAGTTCTTGGAATAGTTCAGCGCGTGAACCTTTTCGGAATCACCATTGGCTACACCATAACAGCATGTATAAGCATGGTGTAAGTCTCATTGTTTAAACCCAAATAAGAGCTTGGTAATTGATTAAAACATATTCTTTGGCTAATAAAGGATTTTTGGTATGTGATTAAACAGTGCAATACAAAGGAATTCCTGCTTGCACAAGAGTGGTGGAGAAAAACCATGCCCGGTAAACAGCAATCCCTATATGATTGCTTTTGGCATCACAGAAATTATATTATCTCAAATTCCAAATTTCGATAAGCTGTGGTGGCTATCTACTGTTGCTGCAGTCATGTCATTTACATACTCAGGGATTGGACTTGCCCTTGGAATTGCTAAAGTTGCAGGTACAAATATACTAATCACAGACTTTTTAGGACTAGAACGGTATTAGTAAAATTAACCCAGCCTTATTTTTCTGCTCGAAAATTACCAGAAAGTGGAACAATGAAGGGAACTCTTACTGGAGTACGCATTGGAATTCATGTGACTCAAACCGAAAAGATATGGAGGATCTTCCAGGCACTTGGTGACATAGCTTTTGCTTACTCATTTGCTATAGTCCTCATTGAAATTGAGGTCTATATCTCCTTTGAGATTCCCATAGTTACTACTTTTTAACCGTGAATTATACATTTAACTAAAACATATAGTATGTAACTATTGCAGGACACAGTTAAATCTCCACCATCAGAAGCCAAGACAATGAAGACGGCCAGTAAAATTAGTTTAGCAATCACATCCGTCTTCTACATTTTGTGTGGTTGCTTCGGTTATGCTGGTTTCGGAGATTTAGCCCCCGGAAACCTCCTCACCGGTAAAGGCTTCGGAGATTTAGCCCCATATTGGGTCATTGACCTGGCCAATGCTGCCATAGTTGTCCATCTTGTTGGAGCATACCAAGTCTTCAGCCAGCCCATTTACGCATTCGTTGAGAAAAAAGCGGCACAGCTTTTCCCAGATAGCCACTTCATCACAAAAGAAATCCAAATCCCCATCCCTTGTTTCAAGCCTTACAAGCTTAACCTTTTTAGACTAGTCTGGAGGACACTTTATGTGACTGCAACCACTGTGTTATCGATGGTCTTCCCGTTCTTCAACGGCGTGGTCGGATTTCTTGGGGCTTTGGGGTACTGGCCAATGACAATTTACTTCCCTGTGGAGATGTACATTGCTCAAAAGAAGATACCAAAGTGGAGCACAAGATGGCTTTGCCTCCAAACTCTAAGTCTTTCTGTGCTAATTATAGCTTTACTAGCAGCTGTTGGCTCGATTGCCGGTGTGATTGAAAGTCTCAAAGATTACAAGCCATTCAAGACCAGCTCTTGATTTTGCAGAGCTTTACTTTTCAGCTATGCATGCTATTCACCAAAATCAAAACTTAAGTATTTCCCAGTGCAAAAAAGAACTGTGGCAAAAGAAACCCTATTAAGTTTAATGTTTTGAAATAGTTTCTTGGTCCAGCTGAGTTGTTTTTTCATCAAACATATTGATTGGTTATGGTACCTTACTACGAACCATTGATAGTGCAGATTGTTAAACCTCCACTGACAGAGACACAGACTCTACACCATCCGATGATTGCCCTAGACTGCGTCAGATCTAACAGAAAATGATGCTTCATGACCTACTAATCCCAAACGCTCAAATTATTTCTCTCACGAAATTTTTATCATTAAAAATCATGTGAATTAATTCGTTCCACCATTAGAGACATTTGCTTCCTAGCCACAATCCTCCCTTTGACACTATCTAATTCAATCATGTTCTTCATGAAACGAATTTTGTGGCGGGACTCGGGAGATGGTTTAGTTAGTTTGTGACATCAGGATTTCTCAACATTGACAATATCCATGTTGAAGCTAGTACTACTCTTTTGTTCCATATATTGTTCGATGTATGAgggattttggtttttcatGTATATTTATTTTTCGTACAAAAAGATAAGAGATTGAAAAAAAATCTCACATTGAAAAAGTAATTGGTCTAACATTAAAAATTTTATGATCAAGATTTTTCAAACCGCGCAAATGTGATTGTGTAGCACATGTTAATGCAAGTTATACTTTTCATTATGCAGGGAGTACGTTTGGCTAGAAGTAGGCTCTCAGTCCCTTCTTTTTGATCAAAAGAGGTCAgtccattatatagattcagcaagcagtacaaaaacgaaacatccttatggggtcgacagaagaCTTCTATtctaaacaagaacaaaaacccAGTATACACCCaatacacccaccttttagaaagtCCACACgccattatttcaaacaaaaacctagaaactccGAAGCAGGAATAAAAAACCCTCAGAGCTACTGGTTTCTGCGACCAagaacaaaaattaaataaaattaggAGTAGAGGATGACGTATCATCATCCACTCCATCTTCATTCATCAGAGTAGCCCAAATTGAGAATCTCCAATCAAACATAGCCCAGCAAGAGACCCATACAGCACAAAGGAAGTCCACCGTCCAAAAGCAAGCCCAAAGACTCCAACCATGAGCAGAAGTACGTCCACTCCAGGCCCAACAGTCCTAGAGCCCAGAGACAAACCCTAGCATTCCTAGTGACCAAACAGCCGCCATGCCTAACaggaccaccaccaccactgccGCCACAACCTTTCCCTTCGCCGCCGTCCAACATAGGAGAAAGATCACCATCATCACCGTCACAGTCTAACTGCAGCCCAGCTGCAATCCTTGCCGCCAAAGGGGAACCCGGTTCACCACCGATCACGTCGTCCTCAGCCACCATATAAATCAACCAATCCcttcttgattttattgaaaaaaaaaaaacttattataATCTTTTCTTTTGCTTAATGAAATGCATAAGTTTTTTTATTATGAAAAAAAtgttattctttttctttttaatctcattgAGGTTTTGTTTTGTCTTATTCCCTTTATGAAAGTTAGACAACTACCAATCGAAAGGAATTAAGTTCTTAAAAACGTCCACACACAACTAGGCTCACAAAGCTGAATAGCGCGCTGATAATGATCAAATTGCTATCTGGGTTGCCTCAGACCCTTGAAAATTCATACTGGGTTTGCCTTTATATCCAAAAACCATTGAGACTGACTTCTGATAGTTCCATTCTTTGAGCCAGTCAATTCTGAAACATGCTTTCCCTGAAGACTCAAAGAAGTTCAATATATTTACCAAGATCACTCGTACAAATATTCCAAAATTTAGTCCCTGGTATATTTTCATCTGTCCAATAAGATGTTAAAATTCCACCCCAAAATCGAGCGAGTGTGGCTGATCACCTGGTGGGGTCTTGGTTCCAACACTATGAGTATGCATATATCCCTTATTTTAatatcacaaattcacaatcaCTCGAAAGAAAACCTTGACTGGTAAACAATATGCTCTGAGTGGCTTTCTTCCATCTTTTGGTGTTCTGGGAattattatttatgaattatggGAGAGAACCATATTCATTATTCTCTTTTGCAGTAAGGGATGGATGTCAAGCCTCACACGTGGGAGTTCTTTTATTCTGATTTGTAAGGTGGTATTTTAAAGAAGATTGATTAAACTAAACTACTGGTTTTAGTAGCTCTCAGCTCTACTATATAAGGAAGGTTGGTTCATCCAAGAGAAGCACAGCAACAAAGTAATACCCATCTCCCATATTTCCTTTAATACAGTTGCTGCTGTGAGCTTAATTTCATTACAAAGAGGAAATCATATCCAAATAATGACGGTAAGGCTCTTCATTTAGCTTTGGTATTTCAATATGTAGAAGTCTTTTTAATTTCAGCTATTATAGATATGTCATGTTATCAAACCGCCCATCAATAATTCATAAACGAATTCTAACACGAATTCTTTATATCGAACATCATTATTAAGTACTGGTAGTCGGCCAGTCGGGTACGAAGATATTTCGGTAGATATGTCACATTGTGCATGTAGTTTTCATGGACTAACATTTGGTCGATGCCCAACCATCTAAACCAAAGGCATGACGTGTAAACATGACACTTTTGAAGTGTCATAACTTATCACCAAAACAGAGTCTTCCCTAAACAGCTGCTTCTCCTACTAATTGGAGACTGGCCTTTCCGAACAATATAGAAATTACGTGTTGGTGTTGAAAAGGAGAGAGCGTGAGAGTGTTCGGGTGGTGAGTGGTGGGTCAATAAAAATCAAAGGTCGGGAACGATCTTGGAAATCTAAGAACAGAGGAGGAGACTAGTCAAGTTGGTACACCACCAAAAGAATTGGGACATCGGTGCTTATTTGGTGTATTAAGCCACGTGGATGGTACTGGGAACCTTCGTGTCTCAAACGGCTATATACACCCCACCCCCATTCCTATTTTGCACATCTAATTCAATTCACTAAGCAAGCAAGCATTAGACACTCACTCACTCTCCCACTGCCATTTTGCTCGAAGCAGAGACTTCATTTTGGGGTCTTTGTGATTCTGTGATTCTTGTTTTGTGTGTGGTAAGAACTGAGCAAAGCTCATAACTAGCCTCGGTTCCACTGAGGAACAAGACCCATTTCTTTCTTAAACAGTAGGACTTGTTTAGCTCTGCATATTACATAATTTAAAACGCTCCTGTTCTGTGTTGGTTTCTCTTTGTAAAAGATGGGTGATAACAAGAACCAGATGCTTCAACACAACCAAGTATTTGATGTCTCAGTCAATATGCCGCCACAGGGAGGCTCCAAGTGCTTTGATGATGATGGCCGTCTCAAAAGAACCGGTAACTTTTGCTTATCCAGCACTGTAAATATGCTAAAGTATTAGCCTCTATGGCAGATTGGGTGGTAATTCTTTCATAAACCATGAAACAGGAACTGTTTGGACTGCAAGTGCTCACATAATTACTGCTGTAATTGGGTCTGGAGTTCTATCCTTGGCTTGGGCCATAGCTCAGCTTGGATGGGTGGCTGGCCCTGCTGTGATGTTCTTGTTCTCTTTGGTGACTTACTACACTTCAACTCTGCTCTCTGCTTGCTACCGCTCCAATGATCCTGACACTGGAAAAAGGAACTACACTTACATGGATGCTGTTCAATCTAACCTAGGTAAATTTTAAACAGTAGTTTTTATCTTCTGGCATATTAATTATGAAAAAGGTCGAGTCTTTTTCTCAGAAGTTGTAAAGTTCAAATCTTTATCGTGGTAATCTCATTTCTCAGGTGGAGCTAAGGTCAAGATTTGTGGATATGTTCAGTACTTTAACCTTTTTGGAGTTGCCATTGGATACACTATAGCATCATCTATTAGCATGATGTAAGTCCTTGAACCAAATCATGAACTTGGTCATGTAATCTGGGCTAAATTAAGAATTTACCGTTTTACTTGAAATAATTTACTCGGCTAATGGTGACAAATAAACAGGGCAATCAAGAGGTCTAACTGCTTCCACAAAAGTGGTGGAAAAGCTCCATGCCATGTCAACAGCAACCCCTACATGATTGCATTTGGCATAGCAGAAATTATATTCTCTCAGATTCCAGACTTTGATCAGTTGTGGTGGCTTTCCATTGTTGCTGCAGTCATGTCCTTCACTTACTCCACAATTGGACTTGCCCTTGGAATTGCTAAAGTTGCAGGTACAATATTTAGCTCTATGCTATTGCTACCATACTTTCAAATCTGAAATTAGTTGCTTGCATGATTAAATTGATCTTGTAAACTGACtcaaacttgtttttttttgtggttgttAATTATTAGAAACTGGAACAATCATGGGAAGTATGACCGGAATAAGCATTGGCACTGTGACTGAAACCCAAAAGATGTGGAGGAGCTTCCAAGCTCTTGGTGACATAGCTTTTGCCTACTCTTACTCTCTTATTTTGATTGAAATTCAGGTATATATCTCCTTTACCCAGAGCATAATTATTATATTTCATAGTGAATTATGCATGTAACTAACCAAATAGTGCATAACAGGACACAGTTAGATCTCCACCATCTGAAGCCAAGACAATGAAGAAGGCCACTATAATTAGTGTTGCAGTGACAACCCTTTTCTACATGCTATGTGGCTGCATGGGCTATGCTGCTTTTGGAGACTTATCCCCTGGAAACTTGCTCACTGGTTTTGGCTTCTA is a genomic window containing:
- the LOC133740033 gene encoding amino acid permease 3-like produces the protein MEDNTASRNHIHSNPAFDASVMDGGSKFFDDDGRPKRTGNVMTASAHIITAVIGSGVLSLAWAIAQLGWVVGPVVMVMFSLVTYYTSCLLVACYRDPVTGKRNSTYSAAVRNHLGGLKYKVLGIVQRVNLFGITIGYTITACISMVAIQRNSCLHKSGGEKPCPVNSNPYMIAFGITEIILSQIPNFDKLWWLSTVAAVMSFTYSGIGLALGIAKVAESGTMKGTLTGVRIGIHVTQTEKIWRIFQALGDIAFAYSFAIVLIEIEDTVKSPPSEAKTMKTASKISLAITSVFYILCGCFGYAGFGDLAPGNLLTGKGFGDLAPYWVIDLANAAIVVHLVGAYQVFSQPIYAFVEKKAAQLFPDSHFITKEIQIPIPCFKPYKLNLFRLVWRTLYVTATTVLSMVFPFFNGVVGFLGALGYWPMTIYFPVEMYIAQKKIPKWSTRWLCLQTLSLSVLIIALLAAVGSIAGVIESLKDYKPFKTSS
- the LOC133736948 gene encoding amino acid permease 3-like isoform X2, whose amino-acid sequence is MGDNKNQMLQHNQVFDVSVNMPPQGGSKCFDDDGRLKRTGTVWTASAHIITAVIGSGVLSLAWAIAQLGWVAGPAVMFLFSLVTYYTSTLLSACYRSNDPDTGKRNYTYMDAVQSNLGGAKVKICGYVQYFNLFGVAIGYTIASSISMMAIKRSNCFHKSGGKAPCHVNSNPYMIAFGIAEIIFSQIPDFDQLWWLSIVAAVMSFTYSTIGLALGIAKVAETGTIMGSMTGISIGTVTETQKMWRSFQALGDIAFAYSYSLILIEIQDTVRSPPSEAKTMKKATIISVAVTTLFYMLCGCMGYAAFGDLSPGNLLTGFGFYNPYWLLDIANVAIVVHLVGAYQVYCQPLFAFVEKAAAKRYPESEFISREIKIPIPGLGHCNLNLFRLVWRTAFVIVTTVISMLLPFFNDVVGLLGALGFWPLTVYFPVEMYIVQKRIPKWSTRWLCLQILSVACLIITIAAAAGSIAGVISDLKIYKPFKTSY
- the LOC133736948 gene encoding amino acid permease 3-like isoform X1, with the translated sequence MTMGDNKNQMLQHNQVFDVSVNMPPQGGSKCFDDDGRLKRTGTVWTASAHIITAVIGSGVLSLAWAIAQLGWVAGPAVMFLFSLVTYYTSTLLSACYRSNDPDTGKRNYTYMDAVQSNLGGAKVKICGYVQYFNLFGVAIGYTIASSISMMAIKRSNCFHKSGGKAPCHVNSNPYMIAFGIAEIIFSQIPDFDQLWWLSIVAAVMSFTYSTIGLALGIAKVAETGTIMGSMTGISIGTVTETQKMWRSFQALGDIAFAYSYSLILIEIQDTVRSPPSEAKTMKKATIISVAVTTLFYMLCGCMGYAAFGDLSPGNLLTGFGFYNPYWLLDIANVAIVVHLVGAYQVYCQPLFAFVEKAAAKRYPESEFISREIKIPIPGLGHCNLNLFRLVWRTAFVIVTTVISMLLPFFNDVVGLLGALGFWPLTVYFPVEMYIVQKRIPKWSTRWLCLQILSVACLIITIAAAAGSIAGVISDLKIYKPFKTSY